A region of the Stieleria neptunia genome:
GCTGGTCGGTCGACGTCGCCGCATGCCAGACTCGCACGTGGCAGGGTCGCGGCGTGGCATCGGGGGTCTGGCAATGCATGATGATCACGACGCCTGGTCGGTGGGATCGGCCGCCGCACAGCAGTTGTCACTTGCGCAGCGATTGTCACTGGCGTGGCGATCGTCGCTCGCGCGGCGGTTGTCGCTGGGCCGCAGATTCGGCAGCGTTAGCAATCGCGGACGCAGTTCGCCGGCCAGAAAAAAGGACCCGCAAATGATCAACGTTCCGCCGCCCGCGGCCGCCGCGATCCCCGCGTCGAACGCCTCCTGTGGATCCCCGACGCAGCGAATCTTGACGTTTGGATCGCGCTCGCTTTCGAGTCTGTCGCCGCGTGGGGCGAACGCGTCGACCAACTGGTCCGGCGACACCGAACGCGGATTGGTCGTGTAGCGGGTGCAGATGATTTCGTCGGCGATCTTGCCGAGTTCCGCGGCCATCAACGACACGTCCTTGTCTCGACTGGTCGCGAAGATCACGACGAGGGGGCGGCTGAATTGCCCGGGCGGATTCGATCCGCTCGAATCGTGGGGCGACTCGATCACGCGGCGGCTGATCGACTGGCACAGCGCCTGGATCGAATCATGATTGTGTGCGGTGTCCAGCACCACTTCAATGGCGGCCGTGTCCAGGGGGGAATCCGGCTGCCACCGAAACCGCTCCAATCGCCCCGTGCAGCGGACGCGCTGCAGCCCCGCGGCGATCTGCTGGTCGCTGACGGGCAATCGCTGGGCGACGTGGGGGCTGTTCAGCAGCCGGACGATGGAGACCGCGATCGCCGCGTTGTGAACCTGGTGAGCCCCATCGAGCGCCAGGAACAGGGGCAATCCCTCGACCGATTCGGCCGCAGCTTGATCGCGCGACGCCAATTCGCGCGACGCCAATTCGGCTGCGGGGGCGTGGTAGATGAATTCACTGCCGACGGCCAATTCGTGGTCGATCCGAACGTCGAAGGCGGCGCCTTTCTCAAACAGGACACTTCCGCCGCGCCGGGCAGCCCGGCGGATCGCCTGCTTGGCTTCGGGTTGAACCGCCCCCGAGACGACCGGCACGCCGCCCTTGATGATCCCGGCTTTCTCGGTCGCGATCTCCCCGATCGAGTCTCCCAGGATCCGTTGG
Encoded here:
- a CDS encoding bifunctional folylpolyglutamate synthase/dihydrofolate synthase: MLDPRHVEPSSRRSDYRQAVAYLYDRIDYERTAGSRNDHLFRLERTEELFQQLGLGGYLHRRPPRVGDRGDHQRSDRQRDRGPKVPLIHLAGTKGKGSTATMVSQILTSAGYRVGLYTSPHLTDLEERFRIDGVPCSHQDLIELVQRVAPVVDPLDASGNPVSFFELTTAMAVLHFDRNDCDAIVLEVGLGGRLDSTNVCASTVAAITSIGLDHQRILGDSIGEIATEKAGIIKGGVPVVSGAVQPEAKQAIRRAARRGGSVLFEKGAAFDVRIDHELAVGSEFIYHAPAAELASRELASRDQAAAESVEGLPLFLALDGAHQVHNAAIAVSIVRLLNSPHVAQRLPVSDQQIAAGLQRVRCTGRLERFRWQPDSPLDTAAIEVVLDTAHNHDSIQALCQSISRRVIESPHDSSGSNPPGQFSRPLVVIFATSRDKDVSLMAAELGKIADEIICTRYTTNPRSVSPDQLVDAFAPRGDRLESERDPNVKIRCVGDPQEAFDAGIAAAAGGGTLIICGSFFLAGELRPRLLTLPNLRPSDNRRASDDRHASDNRCASDNCCAAADPTDQAS